A single region of the Lactobacillus isalae genome encodes:
- a CDS encoding Cof-type HAD-IIB family hydrolase: protein MIKLIATDMDGTWLREDKTYDKELFEKEFQIMQDRNIKFVIASGNQYENILDRFPEANKHMYFVAENGALVAHGNEILQISDLSDKDYQTMLEIVEKLPYKAIVAGVTSAYVEKSSGKEFAEDLKKYVKKIQVVDSFNEIDDRIFKVSLRVPEDEMPKVLDKLREDYPQIGFVSGASTAIDMQTKGMNKAVGLEYLGKKLKIKSSEMVTFGDSGNDVGMLKFAGTSFATATALPDAKKAANQIIGSSEESSVQKKILELLS, encoded by the coding sequence ATGATTAAGCTTATTGCAACTGATATGGATGGTACTTGGCTAAGAGAAGATAAGACTTATGATAAGGAACTTTTTGAAAAAGAATTCCAAATTATGCAAGATCGCAATATAAAATTTGTTATTGCCAGTGGTAACCAATACGAAAATATTTTAGATCGTTTTCCAGAAGCCAATAAACATATGTACTTTGTGGCTGAAAATGGTGCTTTAGTAGCCCATGGAAATGAAATTCTTCAAATTTCTGATTTGTCTGATAAAGACTACCAAACAATGCTTGAAATTGTGGAAAAACTCCCATATAAGGCTATTGTAGCTGGAGTGACTAGTGCATACGTTGAAAAAAGTAGTGGAAAAGAATTTGCGGAAGATTTGAAAAAATACGTTAAGAAAATTCAAGTTGTGGATAGCTTTAACGAAATTGATGATCGAATTTTTAAAGTTAGTCTACGTGTTCCAGAAGACGAAATGCCTAAGGTTTTAGATAAGTTGCGTGAAGATTATCCACAGATTGGCTTTGTTTCAGGAGCCAGTACAGCTATTGATATGCAAACTAAGGGAATGAATAAAGCTGTTGGGCTAGAATATTTAGGTAAAAAACTTAAAATTAAATCAAGTGAAATGGTTACTTTTGGTGATAGTGGTAATGATGTTGGGATGCTCAAATTTGCTGGAACAAGTTTTGCTACAGCAACTGCTCTTCCAGATGCCAAAAAAGCAGCTAATCAAATTATTGGCTCTAGTGAAGAATCAAGCGTTCAAAAGAAGATTCTTGAATTACTTTCATAA
- a CDS encoding ArsR/SmtB family transcription factor — MNEQIIRVTRALNHPIRIQILYYLNDNEKSSVNNLVKQFDVSQPAISRHLRILEEAKLVKSEQVKQERYYSLEDKHVIKILDVLRQHVKEDF; from the coding sequence GTGAATGAGCAAATTATTCGGGTTACCAGGGCTTTAAATCATCCCATTCGAATACAAATTCTTTATTATTTAAATGACAATGAAAAAAGTAGTGTAAATAATTTAGTTAAGCAGTTCGATGTAAGTCAGCCAGCTATTTCTCGGCACTTACGGATACTAGAGGAAGCAAAGCTCGTTAAAAGCGAGCAAGTGAAGCAAGAGCGCTATTATAGCTTAGAAGATAAGCATGTGATCAAGATTTTAGACGTCTTAAGACAACATGTTAAGGAAGATTTTTAG
- a CDS encoding L-lactate permease, producing the protein MWINFLWALIPILWLIISLGIVGMPASRACTIGLIITIADAVLMFKQPLINTLSGALEGIIMGIWPIMYVILAALFVYQITTESGSMQTIEKLLSSITTDKRILVLIIAWGFGGFLESIAGFGTAVAICAGILISLGLEPIQASVICLVANSTATAFGAIGLPVLTLAEVTNLNDVQLGFIVTLQLVILVILVPFILVILTGKSVKALKGIVFITLMSGVGMAIPQVIIAKFTGAELPALVGSLFSILITVWLTKRKTGAVEEVENESVSEIIKACSPFILVFIFVLLASSLCPPVNNFLTSVTTHLHVYLGKNPNDLPINWLSSPGTLILLAGLIGGKIQGLSFSKMFKVLVNVLKTIGMTTITVCAIVGLAKVMVYAGMTNALALALVSLLGPAYPLFAPLIGALGTFLTGSATSANVLFGNLQYSAAQSLGVSKYWIVASNMTGATAGMLSPQNIAVATGAINKEGLEGKILKETVKWGSLYLLITCVFLYLVGLFAKLV; encoded by the coding sequence ATGTGGATAAATTTTTTATGGGCATTGATACCAATTCTATGGTTAATAATTTCTCTTGGAATAGTTGGTATGCCTGCTTCAAGAGCATGTACAATTGGATTAATTATTACAATTGCTGATGCTGTTTTAATGTTTAAACAACCCCTAATTAATACTCTTTCTGGTGCTTTAGAAGGTATTATAATGGGAATTTGGCCGATTATGTATGTAATTCTGGCGGCACTTTTTGTTTATCAGATTACAACTGAGTCGGGAAGTATGCAGACGATTGAAAAGTTATTATCGTCTATTACAACTGATAAAAGAATTCTAGTTTTAATAATTGCCTGGGGCTTTGGTGGTTTTCTTGAATCTATTGCTGGTTTTGGAACAGCAGTGGCAATCTGTGCCGGTATTTTGATTTCATTAGGTTTAGAGCCAATTCAAGCATCTGTAATTTGCTTAGTTGCTAATAGTACGGCAACAGCCTTTGGAGCAATTGGCTTGCCGGTTTTGACATTAGCTGAAGTGACTAATCTTAATGATGTGCAACTAGGCTTTATTGTAACTTTGCAATTGGTTATTTTGGTTATTTTAGTACCTTTTATCTTGGTAATTCTTACTGGTAAAAGTGTTAAAGCACTTAAAGGTATTGTCTTTATTACTTTAATGTCTGGGGTGGGAATGGCAATTCCGCAAGTTATTATTGCTAAGTTTACGGGTGCAGAACTTCCAGCTTTAGTTGGTTCATTGTTCTCAATTTTGATTACAGTGTGGCTCACGAAGCGAAAGACTGGTGCGGTAGAAGAAGTAGAAAATGAAAGTGTTAGCGAGATTATAAAGGCTTGCTCGCCTTTTATCTTAGTCTTTATTTTTGTTTTACTTGCTTCATCTCTTTGTCCACCTGTGAATAACTTCTTAACTAGTGTAACTACGCATTTACATGTTTATTTAGGAAAGAATCCAAATGATCTTCCGATTAACTGGCTTTCTTCTCCAGGAACATTAATTTTATTAGCTGGTTTAATTGGTGGAAAAATCCAGGGATTGAGCTTTAGCAAGATGTTCAAAGTTTTGGTTAATGTATTAAAGACAATTGGCATGACGACTATTACGGTGTGTGCAATTGTTGGTCTAGCTAAGGTAATGGTTTATGCAGGGATGACAAACGCTTTGGCTTTAGCTTTAGTAAGTTTGCTTGGCCCAGCTTATCCGTTATTTGCACCATTAATTGGAGCACTCGGGACATTCTTAACAGGGTCTGCTACTTCGGCTAATGTCTTGTTTGGTAATTTACAATACTCAGCTGCTCAATCTTTAGGTGTAAGCAAGTATTGGATTGTAGCGTCAAACATGACTGGTGCGACTGCAGGGATGCTATCACCGCAGAATATTGCAGTAGCTACTGGTGCGATTAATAAAGAAGGCTTAGAAGGAAAGATTTTGAAAGAAACTGTTAAGTGGGGAAGCTTATACTTGTTGATTACTTGTGTATTTCTTTATTTAGTTGGTTTGTTTGCTAAATTGGTGTAA
- a CDS encoding metal ABC transporter solute-binding protein, Zn/Mn family — MQNFKSKITKFISIIGLVGLLALVTTACADKKEATNQSDKISIVTTTNVYSDIAKNIVGKYGTATAIIDKSSIDPHDFNPTTADAKKLTKANIIVANGLGYDSWMNKLAKSVDKKPVLVGEDLMGLKKGDNPHIWYNLNMPTKYVDYLVKRLSKLDKKHAAYFKANGEKYLAKVDKIKNLVKTDKSNKKPVYVSEPVFDYALEEAGYKVGDKEFEEAIENGTDPSPKMINKMNTEIEEKKIAFFVNNTQASSSTVKTFVKLAKKNNVPVLNVRETIPNNTTYLAWMKENYQNLANIENK; from the coding sequence ATGCAAAATTTTAAATCTAAAATTACAAAATTTATTTCTATTATTGGGCTAGTGGGGCTTTTAGCACTTGTGACTACAGCATGTGCTGATAAAAAAGAAGCAACTAACCAATCAGATAAAATTTCGATTGTTACAACAACTAATGTCTATTCAGACATTGCTAAAAATATTGTTGGAAAATATGGTACAGCTACGGCAATTATTGATAAAAGTAGTATTGATCCACATGACTTTAACCCAACAACGGCTGATGCCAAGAAATTAACTAAGGCAAATATTATTGTTGCTAATGGCTTAGGGTATGATTCATGGATGAATAAGTTAGCTAAATCTGTTGATAAAAAGCCAGTTTTAGTTGGCGAAGATCTAATGGGATTAAAGAAGGGCGATAATCCTCACATTTGGTACAATTTAAATATGCCAACTAAGTATGTTGATTATTTAGTTAAACGTCTATCTAAGTTAGATAAGAAGCATGCTGCTTACTTTAAGGCGAACGGTGAAAAGTATCTAGCTAAAGTTGATAAAATTAAGAATTTAGTTAAGACTGATAAAAGCAATAAAAAGCCAGTTTATGTAAGTGAACCTGTTTTTGACTATGCTTTAGAAGAAGCTGGCTATAAGGTGGGCGATAAGGAATTTGAAGAAGCTATTGAAAATGGCACAGATCCTAGTCCAAAAATGATTAACAAGATGAACACTGAAATTGAAGAAAAGAAGATTGCCTTTTTCGTTAACAATACGCAGGCAAGTAGTTCAACTGTTAAAACATTTGTTAAACTAGCTAAAAAGAACAATGTTCCAGTTTTAAATGTTCGTGAAACTATTCCAAACAACACTACTTACTTAGCTTGGATGAAAGAAAACTATCAGAATTTAGCTAATATCGAAAATAAATAG
- a CDS encoding metal ABC transporter ATP-binding protein has translation MTDILTVKDLGMKFEDKVIFKDLNFTLAKGSMTALLGANGTGKTTLIRILMGMLQPTTGSFKFAADTKVGYVPQFRNLDADYPLSIRAFVELNTPLFKNAQVKARVNQILKETHLLDIQNTRMGEASGGQKQRAYLAQALLDKPDFIILDEATASLDPVAKEELMSLIKHLNEKHAMTVLFTTHDIPLAKKYMKDYLLFKDKGLVAGKIKDLTEEVGEE, from the coding sequence ATGACTGATATATTAACTGTTAAAGACCTTGGGATGAAATTTGAAGATAAGGTGATTTTTAAAGATTTGAATTTTACCTTAGCTAAGGGGTCAATGACGGCTTTACTTGGTGCAAATGGTACGGGGAAAACAACCTTAATTAGAATTTTGATGGGGATGCTGCAACCAACAACGGGCTCATTTAAGTTTGCAGCTGATACTAAAGTTGGTTATGTACCTCAATTTAGAAATTTGGATGCGGACTATCCACTTTCAATTAGGGCATTTGTGGAGCTTAATACTCCCTTATTTAAGAATGCCCAGGTAAAGGCTAGAGTAAATCAGATATTAAAAGAAACTCATCTACTCGATATTCAAAATACCAGAATGGGTGAAGCTTCTGGTGGTCAAAAGCAGCGTGCATATTTAGCTCAGGCTCTATTAGATAAACCTGATTTTATTATCTTAGACGAGGCAACTGCTAGTTTAGACCCAGTTGCTAAAGAAGAATTAATGTCATTAATTAAGCACTTGAATGAAAAGCATGCAATGACTGTGTTATTTACAACTCATGATATTCCTTTAGCAAAGAAGTATATGAAGGACTATCTTTTGTTTAAAGACAAGGGCTTAGTAGCTGGTAAAATTAAGGATTTAACTGAGGAGGTGGGTGAAGAATAA
- a CDS encoding PTS fructose transporter subunit IIABC produces MKIEDLLSPDLMIMDLKATTQEEAIKEMADLEVKQGVVNNEDEFIKSIWAREKESTTGIGDGIAMPHARNKYINRAAVLFAKSPKGIDYNSLDGQPVHLFFMITAPAGADNTHLQALAKLSSLLINPDVVNALKAATKPEEVIDIFKKAEAEKDAQDKADAEKRKEEAVKEASKPASEQKPLIVGVTACINGIAHTYMAQEALIKAGKKLGVDVRIETNGSEGVKDKLTPEEIKRAKGVIIASDKKVEMPRFDGKELVMKPVVDGINHPQELIEDILENKAPIYHADSNASASDDSAKEKQGLWASIYKNLMSGISHMLPFVIGGGILMAISFIVENYMAGGAKNPAFIFLNSAGNLAFAFMVPVLAAYIAESIGDLPALMPGFVGGYMAAIVNGTNGLQVNVQAHAVSPAGFLGGIAAGFIAGYMMIGLKKLFAKLPKSVEGMKPMLLYPILGLLFIALIMFYIINPIFSSINFAITHFLNSMGTGNLVILTMILAGMMAIDMGGPFNKAAYVFASGAFANDPHSATAAVMMAAVMVGGMVPPFATAIGTTFFKKRYTKEERRAGVSNWILGFSFITEGAIPFAAADPGRVIPSCVIGSAVGGLLVGLWHIQVPAPHGGLWVSPLSNHILLYFVATIVGSIVAGLIMSFWKKPVSEDPDE; encoded by the coding sequence ATGAAAATTGAGGATCTTTTAAGTCCTGATTTAATGATTATGGATCTTAAAGCTACTACTCAAGAAGAAGCCATTAAAGAAATGGCAGATCTTGAAGTAAAGCAAGGCGTTGTGAACAACGAAGATGAATTCATTAAATCAATCTGGGCTCGTGAAAAAGAATCAACAACTGGTATTGGCGATGGAATTGCTATGCCACACGCAAGAAACAAGTACATTAATCGTGCTGCTGTTTTATTTGCAAAAAGTCCTAAAGGAATTGACTATAATTCTCTTGATGGTCAGCCAGTTCACTTATTCTTTATGATCACTGCACCAGCTGGTGCTGATAATACACACTTACAAGCTTTAGCTAAATTATCTAGTTTGTTAATTAATCCAGATGTTGTAAATGCTTTGAAGGCAGCAACTAAGCCTGAAGAAGTTATTGATATCTTCAAAAAAGCTGAAGCAGAAAAGGATGCTCAAGATAAAGCTGACGCTGAGAAGAGAAAAGAAGAAGCTGTAAAAGAAGCATCTAAGCCAGCTAGTGAACAAAAGCCATTAATTGTTGGTGTTACTGCATGTATTAACGGTATTGCACACACTTACATGGCTCAAGAAGCATTAATTAAGGCTGGTAAAAAATTAGGCGTTGATGTTCGCATTGAAACTAATGGTTCTGAAGGTGTAAAAGACAAGCTTACTCCTGAAGAAATCAAGCGCGCCAAGGGAGTTATTATTGCTTCCGATAAGAAAGTTGAAATGCCACGTTTTGACGGTAAAGAACTTGTGATGAAGCCAGTTGTAGATGGTATTAACCACCCACAAGAATTAATTGAAGACATTTTAGAAAACAAGGCTCCAATTTATCACGCTGATAGTAATGCCAGTGCAAGCGACGATAGTGCTAAAGAAAAACAAGGTTTATGGGCTTCCATCTACAAGAACTTAATGAGTGGTATTAGCCACATGCTTCCATTCGTTATCGGTGGTGGTATCTTAATGGCCATTTCCTTTATCGTTGAAAACTACATGGCTGGTGGTGCTAAGAACCCTGCATTTATTTTCTTAAACAGTGCTGGTAATTTAGCCTTTGCTTTCATGGTTCCGGTTTTAGCTGCTTATATTGCTGAATCAATCGGCGATTTACCTGCTTTGATGCCAGGTTTCGTTGGTGGATACATGGCAGCCATTGTTAATGGTACTAATGGTTTACAAGTTAACGTTCAAGCTCATGCTGTATCTCCGGCTGGTTTCTTAGGCGGTATTGCTGCTGGTTTTATTGCTGGATACATGATGATTGGCTTGAAGAAGTTATTTGCTAAACTTCCTAAATCTGTAGAAGGTATGAAACCAATGTTGCTATACCCAATCTTGGGCTTGCTATTCATTGCTTTGATTATGTTCTACATCATCAACCCAATCTTTAGTTCAATTAACTTTGCTATTACCCACTTCTTAAACAGTATGGGTACTGGTAATCTTGTAATTTTGACTATGATTTTAGCTGGTATGATGGCTATTGATATGGGTGGTCCTTTCAACAAAGCTGCTTACGTATTTGCTTCGGGAGCTTTTGCTAACGACCCACATTCTGCAACTGCTGCTGTTATGATGGCTGCTGTTATGGTCGGTGGTATGGTTCCTCCATTTGCTACTGCAATTGGTACTACTTTCTTTAAGAAGCGTTACACTAAAGAAGAACGTCGTGCTGGTGTTTCAAATTGGATTTTAGGATTTTCATTCATTACTGAAGGTGCTATTCCATTTGCTGCAGCTGACCCAGGTCGTGTAATTCCTTCCTGCGTAATTGGTTCAGCAGTTGGTGGTTTACTTGTTGGATTATGGCATATTCAAGTACCAGCTCCTCACGGAGGCCTATGGGTATCACCATTATCCAACCACATTTTACTTTACTTCGTTGCTACAATTGTTGGTTCTATTGTGGCTGGTCTAATTATGAGTTTCTGGAAGAAACCTGTTTCTGAAGATCCAGATGAATAA
- a CDS encoding DeoR/GlpR family DNA-binding transcription regulator, translating into MLTEERQQAIATYINNHSICRVNELCKLTKSSESTIRRDLIELEKRGVIVRVHGGARSLQDYSRDVEQQVRFNLNVDKKREIARFAVMNHVTSGDHIFLDAGTTTYEMVPFLRDINDLHVVTNGVDIALACLDHGIHTRLLGGEAKIETHAVVGNTTMKQLQEMNFTVSFIGANGLTAKGQFTTPDPAEAGIKKAAIKQAKESFILMDSSKIGVANFASFAHINEAILITNHLSIGKKEILPKQIRVEEARS; encoded by the coding sequence ATGCTGACTGAAGAACGTCAACAAGCGATAGCAACCTATATTAATAATCACAGTATCTGTCGTGTTAATGAATTATGTAAGTTGACTAAGTCATCAGAGTCAACAATTCGCCGTGACCTCATTGAATTAGAAAAACGTGGTGTAATTGTACGTGTACATGGAGGTGCACGTTCATTGCAAGATTATTCACGCGATGTTGAACAGCAAGTAAGATTCAATCTTAACGTTGACAAGAAGCGTGAAATTGCACGTTTTGCGGTAATGAACCATGTTACTAGCGGAGATCATATTTTCCTTGATGCAGGAACAACAACTTATGAAATGGTGCCATTCTTGCGCGATATTAATGATTTACACGTAGTTACTAATGGGGTTGATATTGCACTTGCATGCTTAGATCATGGCATTCATACTCGCTTGTTAGGGGGCGAGGCGAAGATTGAAACGCATGCAGTAGTCGGCAATACTACCATGAAGCAACTTCAGGAAATGAACTTTACTGTTTCCTTTATTGGTGCTAATGGTTTAACCGCAAAAGGGCAATTTACTACACCGGATCCTGCTGAAGCTGGAATCAAGAAGGCTGCAATTAAGCAGGCTAAAGAATCTTTTATTTTAATGGATAGTAGTAAGATTGGCGTAGCAAATTTTGCAAGTTTTGCACATATTAATGAGGCAATACTCATCACTAACCATTTAAGTATAGGCAAGAAAGAGATTTTGCCTAAACAAATCAGAGTTGAGGAGGCTCGGTCATGA
- a CDS encoding metal ABC transporter permease, protein MFAYDFMRYAFLASTFIAITCGIVGVYVVARGFSFLAHTLSEIGFAGAAFAVWIGWVPLWGMVLFTLLGSISVGELSMRSDQKESAISAISALFIGLGVLFLAIAGGNSRYATNILFGSIIGVDKEGVIQLVILSLFVLAIIFLVLRQLNYDSFDHVGAISHHINTSLVSVVFLIALALAVSIGAQVVGSLLVFILLTLPSSSARYLGKTISSMLCWSVGIALFGVWVGLVLGYVTNLPVTFFISIIEVGIYLFVYGVHAIKK, encoded by the coding sequence ATGTTTGCATATGACTTTATGCGTTATGCATTTCTAGCTAGTACCTTTATTGCAATTACTTGTGGAATAGTTGGTGTATATGTTGTAGCTAGAGGATTTTCATTTCTAGCCCACACACTTTCAGAAATTGGGTTCGCTGGTGCTGCTTTTGCAGTCTGGATTGGCTGGGTTCCTCTATGGGGGATGGTTCTCTTTACCCTGCTTGGTTCAATTAGCGTTGGTGAATTATCAATGAGAAGCGACCAGAAGGAATCCGCAATTAGTGCAATTTCAGCCTTATTTATTGGATTAGGTGTGCTGTTTTTAGCGATTGCAGGTGGTAATAGTCGCTACGCCACTAACATCTTATTTGGATCAATTATTGGGGTTGATAAAGAGGGAGTTATTCAATTAGTTATCTTGTCTCTCTTTGTTTTAGCAATCATTTTCTTAGTTTTAAGACAATTGAACTATGATTCGTTTGATCATGTTGGAGCAATTAGCCACCATATTAATACTAGTTTAGTTTCAGTGGTATTCTTAATTGCCTTAGCTTTAGCTGTTTCAATTGGTGCACAAGTTGTTGGATCATTATTAGTATTTATTTTATTAACTTTGCCATCTTCAAGTGCCCGCTATTTAGGCAAAACAATTTCTTCTATGTTGTGTTGGTCAGTTGGAATTGCCTTATTTGGAGTTTGGGTTGGATTAGTTTTGGGATATGTAACTAATTTACCGGTGACTTTCTTTATTTCGATTATTGAAGTTGGAATTTATTTATTTGTTTACGGTGTACATGCTATTAAAAAATAA
- the pfkB gene encoding 1-phosphofructokinase codes for MIYTVTVNPALDYVMQLEKVDAGSVNRSNDCQFLAGGKGINVSQILNQLDVDNTAWGFVGGFTGKELVRQLNVKKIESDFVTISDDTRVNVKIHAQKETEINAAGPKIDEQEITAFKARLDDLNEGDIVVLSGSLAPSLPTDFYEQLLPTIREAGAEFAIDTTGEALLATLKYHPLVIKPNHHELAALFNTSFANDKEMLEAAKKLLDMGAQNVMISMAGDGAYLVTKDHVYHASAAVGTAVNSVGAGDSMIAGFVGTYYKTHDVVEALKVGSACGGATAFTEDIAVKSQIDTVLPQIKVEEVK; via the coding sequence ATGATTTATACTGTTACAGTTAATCCAGCATTAGATTATGTTATGCAATTAGAAAAGGTGGATGCTGGTAGCGTTAACCGTTCAAATGATTGTCAATTTTTAGCTGGTGGTAAAGGAATTAATGTATCTCAAATCTTAAACCAACTTGATGTTGATAATACTGCTTGGGGCTTTGTCGGTGGATTCACTGGTAAAGAATTAGTTCGCCAATTAAACGTTAAAAAAATCGAAAGTGATTTTGTAACTATTTCTGACGATACCCGTGTTAATGTTAAAATCCATGCTCAAAAAGAAACTGAAATTAATGCGGCTGGTCCAAAGATTGATGAACAAGAAATTACTGCTTTTAAGGCGCGTTTGGATGATCTTAATGAAGGCGATATTGTTGTATTAAGTGGTAGTTTAGCACCAAGTTTGCCAACAGATTTCTATGAACAATTGTTACCAACTATTAGAGAAGCCGGTGCTGAATTCGCAATCGATACTACTGGTGAAGCTTTACTTGCAACTTTGAAGTATCACCCATTGGTTATTAAGCCTAATCACCATGAATTGGCAGCTTTGTTTAATACAAGCTTTGCTAACGATAAAGAAATGCTTGAAGCAGCTAAGAAGCTTTTAGACATGGGTGCACAAAATGTCATGATTTCTATGGCTGGAGATGGCGCTTACTTAGTAACTAAAGATCATGTTTACCACGCAAGTGCTGCTGTTGGTACTGCAGTTAACTCAGTTGGTGCTGGAGATTCAATGATTGCTGGATTTGTAGGTACTTACTACAAGACACATGATGTTGTTGAAGCATTAAAGGTTGGTTCTGCTTGCGGCGGAGCTACTGCATTTACCGAAGATATTGCTGTTAAGAGTCAAATCGATACTGTTTTACCACAAATTAAAGTTGAAGAAGTAAAGTAG